One stretch of Amycolatopsis sp. NBC_00345 DNA includes these proteins:
- a CDS encoding ABC transporter permease, with protein MTQTLSAKTVGKQIPDTPDPRSSIALALSDCRVLIGRNVKHITRNPEMLLQAVSLPIVLLLLFRFMFGGAINVPGIAYVDYLVPGLIVVSIGFNATATVVGVASDLTNGLVERFRSMPMAGPAVLVGHVVAGVFRSLVSLVVMVAIGLAIGFRPGGGVLGWLGAIGLLVLFAAGIFWLATLLGSIAKTVEGASGLGTIMVFVPYATSALVPTASMPGVLRVIIDNQPVTVMVDAVRALMNGTALGSTGWLALAWWVAITALAAFGSVRKFHQRSNG; from the coding sequence ATGACCCAGACCCTGTCCGCGAAGACCGTGGGGAAGCAGATCCCCGACACGCCGGATCCCCGATCCTCGATCGCGCTGGCGCTGTCCGACTGCCGGGTGCTGATCGGCCGCAACGTCAAGCACATCACCCGCAACCCCGAGATGCTGCTGCAGGCGGTGTCGTTGCCGATCGTGCTGCTCCTGTTGTTCCGCTTCATGTTCGGCGGCGCCATCAACGTGCCCGGTATCGCCTACGTGGACTACCTGGTGCCCGGCCTGATCGTGGTGAGCATCGGCTTCAACGCCACCGCCACCGTGGTCGGCGTCGCCTCCGACCTCACCAACGGGCTGGTGGAACGCTTCCGCTCCATGCCGATGGCGGGCCCGGCCGTGCTGGTCGGCCACGTGGTCGCCGGTGTGTTCCGCAGCCTGGTCTCGCTGGTGGTGATGGTCGCGATCGGCCTCGCGATCGGCTTCCGCCCCGGCGGCGGCGTGCTCGGCTGGCTCGGCGCGATCGGCCTGCTGGTGCTGTTCGCCGCGGGCATCTTCTGGCTCGCCACGCTGCTGGGCTCGATCGCCAAGACCGTCGAGGGCGCGAGCGGCCTCGGCACGATCATGGTCTTCGTCCCCTACGCCACCAGCGCGCTGGTGCCGACGGCGTCGATGCCCGGCGTGCTCCGCGTCATCATCGACAACCAGCCGGTGACGGTGATGGTCGACGCGGTCCGCGCGCTGATGAACGGCACGGCGCTCGGCTCCACGGGCTGGCTCGCGCTGGCCTGGTGGGTGGCCATCACGGCGCTCGCCGCGTTCGGATCGGTGCGCAAGTTCCACCAGCGTTCCAACGGCTGA